One genomic region from Syngnathus typhle isolate RoL2023-S1 ecotype Sweden linkage group LG17, RoL_Styp_1.0, whole genome shotgun sequence encodes:
- the rab3db gene encoding RAB3D, member RAS oncogene family, b: protein MKMASNDSRLQQPPSQKDAADQNFDYMFKLLIIGNSSVGKTSFLFRYADDSFTSAFVSTVGIDFKVKTVFRNDKRIKLQIWDTAGQERYRTITTAYYRGAMGFLLMYDITNQDSFNAVQDWATQIKTYSWDNAQVILIGNKCDLEDDRLIPTEDGQRLAEDLGFHFFEASAKDNINVKQVFERLVDVICEKMNESSEGDLSLMPNHRNQGLTDSSSDGQGNCAC, encoded by the exons ATGAAG ATGGCGTCAAACGACTCCCGCCTCCAACAGCCGCCGTCCCAGAAGGATGCGGCCGACCAGAACTTTGACTACATGTTCAAACTGCTGATCATCGGCAACAGCAGTGTTGGGAAAACCTCCTTCCTGTTCCGCTACGCGGACGACTCCTTCACCTCAGCGTTTGTCAGCACCGTCGGAATTGACTTCAAAGTCAAAACAGTCTTCCGCAATGACAAAAGGATCAAACTGCAGATCTgg GACACAGCTGGGCAAGAGCGTTATCGCACTATCACCACAGCCTACTACAGAGGTGCCATGGGCTTCCTGCTCATGTATGACATCACTAACCAGGACTCCTTCAATGCAGTTCAAGACTG GGCGACACAGATTAAAACATACTCTTGGGACAACGCTCAGGTAATCCTAATCGGTAACAAGTGTGACCTCGAGGATGACCGGCTCATACCAACAGAAGATGGCCAACGTCTGGCGGAGGATCTTG GTTTCCATTTCTTCGAGGCCAGTGCAAAGGACAACATCAACGTCAAGCAGGTGTTTGAGCGCTTAGTGGATGTCATCTGTGAGAAGATGAACGAGAGCAGTGAGGGAGACTTAAGCTTAATGCCCAACCACAGGAATCAGGGCCTGACAGACTCGTCCTCCGACGGTCAAGGGAACTGTGCATGCTaa
- the tmem205 gene encoding transmembrane protein 205 yields MATEGDPSDLVKVLHLLVLSFSWGMQVWVSFIGGFALVWQVTRHTFGLVQSKLFPVYFYCLLGSHFVSLAIYAVYHPRELLDTRETVQMLLYFVALVMAGLNAQWFGPAATEVMFLLREVEKEHGLGNQIGLSAEKEGYAKLKEQDPKYKAYKRTFGRYHGLTNLCNLIGVICTTTNLIYIGLNLSTI; encoded by the exons ATGGCAACTGAGGGGGATCCCTCAGACTTGGTCAAAGTCTTACATCTCCTGGTACTTTCCTTCTCCTGGGGCATGCAAGTTTGGGTTTCATTCATTGGAG GTTTTGCATTGGTGTGGCAGGTGACAAGGCACACCTTCGGCCTAGTCCAGAGTAAACTCTTCCCGGTTTATTTCTACTGTCTGCTGGGAAGCCATTTTGTCAGTCTGGCTATTTATGCGGTGTATCATCCGAGAGAGCTGCTGGACACACGTGAAACGGTGCAG ATGCTTCTGTATTTTGTGGCGTTGGTGATGGCGGGTCTAAACGCTCAGTGGTTTGGTCCAGCTGCTACTGAAGTTATGTTCCTTTTGAGGGAGGTGGAGAAGGAGCACGGTCTCGGTAATCAGATCGGACTGAGTGCCGAAAAGGAAGGTTATGCCAAACTCAAAGAGCAAGACCCCAAGTATAAAGCCTACAAAAGAACGTTCGGCCGCTATCACGGGTTGACCAACCTCTGTAACCTGATCGGAGTCATCTGCACCACAACTAATTTGATCTACATCGGTTTGAATCTATCTACAATTTAG
- the elof1 gene encoding transcription elongation factor 1 homolog translates to MGRRKSKRKPPPKKKMTGNLDTQFTCPFCNHEKSCDVKMERTRNTGIISCSVCLEEFQTPITYLSEPVDVYSDWIDACEAANQ, encoded by the exons ATGGGGCGCCGAAAGTCCAAGCGAAAGCCTCctcccaagaaaaaaatgacaggcAACTTGGACACCCAGTTCACGTGCCCGTTTTGTAACCACGAGAAATCTTGCGATGTGAAAAT GGAGCGAACACGAAATACGGGAATTATTTCATGCAGCGTTTGCTTGGAGGAGTTCCAGACTCCTATAACat ATTTGTCAGAACCAGTGGATGTTTACAGTGACTGGATAGATGCGTGTGAAGCAGCCAATCAGTGA
- the cnn1b gene encoding calponin-1 — protein sequence MSQHFRSGPAFGLSAEVKSKLAGKYDPQMEEGLRLWIEDVTSKKIGDHFMESLKDGVVLCELINVLQPGSVRKINRSSQNWHQLENIGNFVRAITEYGLKPHDIFEANDLFENVNHTQVQSTLIALAGMAKSKGFHSKYDIGVKYAEKQQRRFAPEKLREGRNIIGLQMGTNKLASQKGMTSYGTRRHLFDSRMGMDNPMDQSTISLQMGTNKGANQSGMTAPGTRRHIFDKKLELENCDTTTISLQMGTNKVASQQGMTTYGLPRQVYDNKYCATPTETYHNNGSEAAFDGYNQYSD from the exons ATGTCACAACATTTCAGGAGTGGACCAGCGTTCGGACTTTCTGCCGAGGTCAAGAGTAAG TTGGCAGGGAAGTATGACCCTCAAATGGAGGAGGGGCTCAGGCTATGGATTGAGGATGTCACCAGCAAGAAGATTGGAGACCACTTCATGGAGAGTCTGAAAGATGGAGTCGTGCTCTGCGA ACTCATTAACGTTCTCCAGCCAGGCTCTGTGAGAAAGATCAACCGCTCCAGTCAAAACTGGCACCAG TTGGAAAACATTGGGAATTTTGTCCGTGCAATCACCGAGTACGGCCTGAAACCTCACGACATTTTTGAGGCCAACGACTTGTTTGAGAACGTCAACCATACCCAGGTCCAGTCCACTCTCATCGCTCTGGCGGGAATG GCCAAGTCAAAAGGGTTCCACTCCAAATATGACATTGGGGTCAAGTATGCTGAGAAGCAGCAGCGTCGCTTTGCTCCAGAGAAGCTCAGGGAGGGACGCAACATCATCGGCTTACAG ATGGGCACCAATAAGCTTGCCAGTCAAAAAGGTATGACGTCTTACGGCACAAGACGCCATCTTTTCGACTCCAGGATGGGCATGGACAACCCCATGGACCAGTCCACCATCAGTCTACAGATGGGTACGAACAAAGGAGCCAACCAG TCTGGCATGACAGCACCAGGAACCAGGAGGCACATCTTTGACAAGAAGCTGGAGCTGGAGAACTGTGACACCACCACTATATCACTGCAGATGGGCACCAACAAAGTGGCCTCCCAGCAGGGCATGACCACCTACGGCCTCCCCCGCCAGGTCTACGACAACAAGTACTGCGCCACCCCCACCGAGACTTACCACAATAACGGGAGCGAGGCTGCGTTTGATGGCTACAACCAGTACTCTGATTAA
- the tlcd4b gene encoding TLC domain-containing protein 4-B, translating into METRELAVVAGSFVGFQFFFSVASPLLSSAISPCYRLLPPTKHTEWNSRLVSTVHALIVGFFCLYILCFDEAVNTNPVWGDPSMVKLNVAITCGYLLYDLLLLACNWSTMGDRFFVCHHLAALYAYGYVLTRGVLPYFANFRLISELSTPFVNQRWFFEALKYPRSNRMVVVNGVAMAVVFFLVRIAVMPSYWASVFATFGTEDFERLGLGAQVAWITSCVALDILNTIWMFKITRGCYKVLAGSKAPKEKEDKKKHANNHTD; encoded by the exons ATGGAGACTAGAGAGTTGGCTGTGGTCGCTGGTAGCTTTGTAGGTTTCCAGTTCTTCTTCTCGGTGGCCAGTCCTTTACTCTCTTCAGCCATCTCACCATGTTATCGATTGCTGCCTCCCACCAAGCACACAGAGTGGAACTCACG GTTGGTGTCGACGGTCCACGCTCTGATCGTGGGattcttttgtttgtacatCTTATGCTTCGATGAGGCCGTCAACACCAATCCTGTCTG GGGCGACCCAAGTATGGTTAAATTAAATGTAGCTATTACCTGTGGCTACCTACTGTACG ATTTGTTGCTGCTCGCATGTAATTGGAGCACCATGGGGGACAGATTTTTTGTTTGTCACCACCTGGCGGCGCTATATGCATATGGTTACGTGCTG ACACGCGGCGTGCTGCCCTACTTTGCCAACTTTCGTCTCATTTCTGAACTATCCACACCTTTTGTGAATCAAAG GTGGTTCTTTGAAGCATTAAAATACCCCCGCTCAAACCGAATGGTCGTGGTAAATGGCGTCGCGATGGCCGTGGTCTTCTTCCTGGTGCGGATCGCCGTCATGCCGTCCTATTGGGCAAGCGTATTTGCCACATTTGGCACCGAAGACTTTGAGCGCTTGGGCTTGGGTGCCCAGGTAGCCTGGATCACCTCCTGCGTGGCCCTGGACATCTTGAACACTATCTGGATGTTTAAGATCACACGAGGTTGCTACAAGGTACTGGCCGGATCCAAAGCGCCGAAAGAAAAAGAGGACAAGAAAAAGCATGCCAACAACCACACGGACTGA